In Hymenobacter volaticus, the genomic window GCTTGCTCGGACGGCTCCTGCAAATCAAGTAAGCGGATAGGGCTTGGGCCGAGGCAAGGTGAAAGCTGGTATAAACTTGCACCTTTGAATCTGCCAGTTTGCCGTAATATTGGGACCAATACCACAGGCAACCTACAAAAACGCCGAAAAAATATGGTTTCGATCATCAAGCCAACGGAATTATTGCCTCTACTCGCTTCCAAATCAGTCGTTCTGGTTGATGCCCGCAGTGGCCCCGATGCGCGGCAGCGCTACCAGCAACTGCACTTGGCCGGTGCCCTGCATGTAGACCTAGAGCAGGACTTAGCGGCGAAAGTGGTGGATGCGGCCGATGGCGGCCGGCACCCGTTGCCCCCGATAGCGCAGTTTGCCAAGCTATTAGGTAATCTCGGTATTCAACCGGCCACGCACGTAGTAGTCTACGACGATAAAAATGCCGCCAATGCAGCGGCCCGCTTCTGGTGGATGCTGCGGGCGGCAGGCCATTCCGCAGTGCAGGTGCTCGACGGCGGCCTACCCGCCGCCTTGGCGACTGGATTGCCTACGGCTTCGGGCGCTGAAGCCAGAGGTAGCAGCGCCCCCTATCCCACTTCTGGTTGGCAGTGGCCCACCGCCACCGCCGCTGATGTGCAGCAGACCACCCAAGCCGGCCAGGGTTTGGTTATCGACGTTCGGGAAGCGCGCCGCTTCCGGGGCGAAATCGAACCCATCGATTTGGTAGCCGGGCATATTCCAGGGCCGTGAACGTACCGTTCTCTGATAATCTGGATGCGGAAGGCAATTTTCTGTCACCGCAAGCTTTGAAGACCAAGTACTTGACTTTGTTTGATCAGCAAAACCCGAAGGAGGTGATTGTGCACTGCGGCTCCGGCGTTACGGCTTGCCACACGCTATTAGCCATCGATTATGCTGGGCTAGAGGTGCCAAAGCTGTATGTGGGCTCTTGGAGTGAATGGTCGCGCAACGAGCGCCCCATTGCAACGGGAGACTAAG contains:
- a CDS encoding sulfurtransferase, encoding MNVPFSDNLDAEGNFLSPQALKTKYLTLFDQQNPKEVIVHCGSGVTACHTLLAIDYAGLEVPKLYVGSWSEWSRNERPIATGD
- a CDS encoding sulfurtransferase: MVSIIKPTELLPLLASKSVVLVDARSGPDARQRYQQLHLAGALHVDLEQDLAAKVVDAADGGRHPLPPIAQFAKLLGNLGIQPATHVVVYDDKNAANAAARFWWMLRAAGHSAVQVLDGGLPAALATGLPTASGAEARGSSAPYPTSGWQWPTATAADVQQTTQAGQGLVIDVREARRFRGEIEPIDLVAGHIPGP